The following nucleotide sequence is from Macaca nemestrina isolate mMacNem1 chromosome Y unlocalized genomic scaffold, mMacNem.hap1 SUPER_Y_unloc_1, whole genome shotgun sequence.
GAGTTCCTCTGGAAGCATGGCGGTATAATGGCACCTCAACATCAGATGATATGGCCTGCTCTAGGAGCTAAACAGAAGCAACTGGGAAACCATTAATGACTCTTAAcaagatcaaaatttgggaaagaataaaaaagcctCTAGATGGACACTCTACAAACATGTCTTTGgatattacaaaattaaaaagaacaaatatttaaagtatcCCAGGCACAATTGATCTTAATGCCAGGAACATGGATGCTTGATGGAGCTGCAGAAGGATTAATAGCTACTAACCCATTAACATGGATAAAACACTTGGAGGCTCTGTGGTTTCAAtgatgattgtgcttttaatctgtgttgtttgtctttgtatagtctgcagataCAGATCCTGACTCCTGTGAGAAGTAGCTCACCGtattaaagaagaagaagaagaagaagaagaagaagaagaagaagaagaagaagaagaagaagaagaagaagaagaagaagaagaagaagaagaagaaggaggaggaggaggaggaggaggaggaggaggaggaggaggaggaggaggaggaggaggaggaggaggaggaggagggggagggggaggaggaggaggaggagaaacagaagcagaagcagaagcagaagcagaagcagaagcagaagaagcagaagcagaagcagaagcagaagcagaagcagaagaagaagaagaagaagaagaggaagaagaagaagaaagccacCTTTGCTTTTATCtccttggaaaaacaaaatagggGAACATGTTGGGAACCCGCCCCCAAATCTGGCAATAGGCCCCCAAACCGGCTATACACAAAATCTCTGAAGCACTCTGACATGCCTGTGAtggctatgatgcccaggctgatggttgtgggtttactggaatgaggcCAAGGAACCACTGGCCCACCCAGGGGAGAAAACTGCTTAAGGCATTCCTGAACCATAAACAATatcatgagtgatctgtgcctcaAGGACATGtacctgctgcagataactagtgAGTATCCTTCCTTTTGTCTCACACTTTTGTGAATCTACAGCCTATAGAAACAATGCGTATCACTGGCTTGCTGCCAACAAATATGTGGGTAAAACCGTGTTCATGGCTCTCATCTCTGAAGGCTTTCGGTCCGTTGATTAACACTCTGCACTTTATATATCTGTGTGGAGGTCTTTAATTCCTCTAACGCCACTGAATTAGGGTCTCCACAACCGAACTGGTCTCAGAAGACTTCTTTGAGATTATTTAATTTGGGTGAAGactttatttcataaaaatcacTTTATTGTAGGTAAATCACACCATGTCATTCTCTGTAATCATATCTTCTGATGTTTTGCATCATGAGATTTAGTTTGCATGGTACTTTTAAAGCTGTCCTCAAATTTTCACTTCCTAGGATTTCCAGTTATAATGCAATAACCCAGTGTTTCCTGTGAACATCTAAAACACCACAGATACTATGACAAAACACAAGGACAGGTTCTGAAAGGTAGAAAGGGAAGACACTTTCTTTAGGGACTTCAGGACTTGAAGAGTGATAATGTGGTCACTTTACTGAGTTTTCTTATTCTCTTCCATATGTTGCCAATGACAGACTGTAGAAGTTTCCAATCCAGAATCTCCAATAGGCACAGATAAAAAGGACCTcaagaaaaaattgttttctctcaGACAAAGGACGCAGAGAAGATGACCTAAccacacacaatcacacaaaACACTTCAAGGGGTAATAGCCAAGCTACTCCACACAAACAcaccagaaaaaacaaacaaacaaacaacaacaacaacaacaaaaacttgtgTTACCACTTCTGTGAAGCCATGTGTGGAGCCAGTCTTCTCTTATTAGAGGTCAGTGATGCTCTGATTCCCCATAAAGCCAAAGTAGGcagaaaatcatttattttattttattttctcttctcttctcatctcttcttctttctccttttcttttctttttttccttttctttttttgagatgaagcttctcttttgttacccaggctggagtgcaatgctatgctatctcagctcactgcaagcttcacatCTTGGATTGAAGGGATtgccccgcctcagcctcccgagtaacttgGATTTCAGGAATGTGCCTCCATACtggactaattttgtatttttagtagagaagggattctccatgttggtcaggctggtctgaaactcctgacctcaggtgatccagtcgcctcggcctcccaaagtgctggtgtatacacacacacacacacacacacacacacacacacacgtacacatacacatatattcagaggaatgtatatacacacacacatacacacacacacagatatatatatttttcacgTACTGTGTTACATCAGTGCTGGGTATCCAAGACAGatagacaggcagacaagaaaaCTAATGTGATAGATAAGAAACACCTCCTGGAAGGAGTGATGTCTGTGCTGTAGGAATCTTAAGTAGGCAAATAGGGAGAGAGACTTTTATCTCCAAGAAAATGATAGGACCAAAGGTACCAGATGGATAAGGTCATGTCTGAAAGTGGAGCTGTCTGAATGTCTGACTGTGGTGAAACAGAAAGATGaagatgaaaggaaaacaaatatcaGATCTGGAAGGGATTTGTTCAGCCATGTTGAGGATATGGACCCAGAATCTAAAAGATATTAAATCCTGACAAAAGCAATTAAATCTGATTTTGCATGGAGCATCAGACAACGTGATGAAAATTAGAGGTGGGGTTTGGTAgttcaagcttgtaatcccagcactcttgtgggccaaggtgggtggatcacgtgaggccaggaatTAAGACCATCctgccaacaaggtgaaaccccatttctactaaaaacataaaaattagtccAGAATGATGGGCATATGTAATTTTacctactcaaaaggctgaggcataagaattccTTGAACGctgaggttgaggttgcagtgaactgaaataatgtcactgctctccagtcAGGGTAACATAGTGAGGTGTtctcagagaagaaagaagaagaagaagaagaaggagaaggagaaggagaaggagaaggagaaggagaacgAGAAGGAGAacgagaaggagaaggagaaggagaaggagaaggagaggcagcagcagcagcagcaagaaaaTGTGTGTTAGAAAACATGAAAGGTGGACTCTAACAGGAGATAATTAAAGACACAAACATGTTGGAATGCTTTAATGTAAGATCAGAAAGGTTAACGGTTACTGCCAGCTGTGAAATTCCACCATGTGCTGACAATGATGCAATCCGAGAGCATAATATGATATAAAATTTATTGTTTGAGTGATGACACAAATAATTGTGATCGTGGTCACTGAGCTCACTAGATATGAACTGCAATGACGAAAATCTTTGCCAACTAAAATTCGACTTTAAAATAACTGGTGAAATGTAATTGAGAAAATACTGAAGTATATAGTGTGTGTTAACCTTTCTCTAAATTTTCTGTCTGTCtgtatgtgtctttgtgtgtTTATGTGAGCGTCTATTCCCTTTGTGCCATCCAAATTTatgccttcattttatttatgcCAGATTAATTGAGAAGTCACTTATCCTTTTTCCCAACTCCAGTTACTTCTCTTCCCTTGCCTGCTGTCATTGTTTGGTATGTCCCTCCAATTTTCACGTTGAAATTCTGTGTCCATTGTGATAGTGTTGACAGGTGGGACTTTTAAGAGGTGCTTAGCCATTTGGGTGCAACCTCATGACAGAGAGTATTATCTGGAGCATAAGTTAGGTGTTGTGTGGGTGGGCTTTGGGTCAAAGGATGAGTTTTACCCCGAATTTCTGTTCATTGCATGTCCTTCATCGTATGGGGCCATCCTGCCATGTTGTAACATACAAAGAAGATCTCATCAGATGCAGCCCTTTggacttccctgcctccagaaccataagcaAAATAAGTCTTTTGACAAATTACCCAGGCAGTGGTATTGTGTTGTTTCAACAGCAAATGAACCCAAAGACTattgtttcttcctcttcagaGAACTAAACTAGGGAACTTACAAAGACACATGAAACATTTCCTTTCAAATGATCCATATACAATAGCCTGCCACTGAAACAAAACACCATTTTACTCTTAATTAtactttcataaataaaaaaagcaaacataaaagtAAACATGCAATTTTATTGCTCAATAAGATAATTGCggaaatctttattattattgttatgtttTTGGTCAATGTAAACGTTAGTCTCTGTTGTCACGCATAATTTGGTACAGTTTTAATGGAAGATCAGTTGTAATTAGTGTGATATTTGTCCAGTGGTGATGGTTGAGTAGCTGGCCTGGAAAGAGGGCTAGATGATATATCAGCTATCGTAGACATTTGCAACCACCGGTTGCCTGCTGGTAGCAGGTTAGGATGTGGAGCCTGATTGACTGATACCACAGGATATCTTGTTGGAACAGCAGGTGATTCTAGTGTCAGCCccaaaaaacagttttgaaaGGGAGATATTATGTGGTATTGAGAAGTTGTGGTTGTAATAAAATTCACAATGCGGCCCCTTGCTTGCATGTATGTGCTATGAGAGTGCATATGAATAGTGCTCAATTGATTTAAAATGGCACGTTGATCTGTTGCACTTTGCTCTGATGGTCCAATTGAGGTTGAACGTGAAGGAGGAAGGAAACCACTTATAATTGGGTCAGATGAACTAGCAATTATCTTTCCGACAGAAGATTCCCTTGTTAGAGACATATTTAAATTTGTAGAGGTTGCAAATAAACTTTCTTCACTAACTTCGGCAGCTAAGGCAGGATTATGATTCTCCATGTTAGCCCCTGCTCTAAAATGCTTCTGGTTGAAATCTTCATGGAATAAAGTAGGTGTAAGTGAAGCATTTTTAACATCAATTCTTCTTTTCACTCTTACTAAAAGTTGGGGACAGCCACGTTTGAAATGTGGATTATAATAGCACTTtaactaaaacaaaagaaaaatgtaattcagTGCCACTTTAAACCAAGGGACAAGTGACAATAACAAACGTAACGCAATAAATTTCAGATTTCTGCTTCATCACACAAACTTACTGTCATCAAATAATTCATGAACATTGTTTACTATTTTTACAAATGTGCTTTTTGGAAAAAAGCACTCAAGTTGTTAAGCCCTCAAGGGAAAACATGTTATATATTAATAGCAACATTTCATTAAGTGGCTTTGGTACATTTATTTGGAGTTCAGTGGTAAGATTCAAAATTGTTACCAACATTTCTTAAAACCTTGAAAGTTTAATGCTCAAGCTAAActcaataatttcaaaaaaattaaataatttttaccttaatattttacataattttcaaaatctTGTCATACTGCATGTATTAACGTATTTACTGATGTACAAAGTAAAATTACCATTATACTCTATGTAAATTGGTAACTGAAATATGTTAAGTACCTTGGTTAAGACAGAGGATTCTTTCTCTTCGGCCAGAAAGGTGGGTAGAAAGGCAGATCTTTGAAAATTCTGTCGAATTTTACTAAATCCATAAATGTTGAGCTGTCGAACAAAGCTTCTGATACTGTCAGTTTGAAATATTCTGTAAGGATGCTTTCTTTCCAAAATTTCTTTCTTGAAGAGTTCTTCATTAATCATTATGCAAGTTCCATTCTCATCCCATGAAACAGACTTGAATTGGTCACTTtcaactattttccaaagtttcctgggaaaggtcagagaaaaaaaatcattatctttATCTGGCTCAGAGACACAAACTGTGTAACATGGCCTTTTTAACAAGAATCCTTGCGACAAAACCTGAAAAGCATTTTCTTCAATCATTGACCTTAAGTCTGAGTCCCCAGAGAATGTGTGCTCACACAATGGAGACCTAGTGGAGGCTTCTGAAACAGTTAATTCATCTTTGGGAGAAAAACCTTGAGTTTCTGAAGAACCAtgttccatctcaaataaatatttctttagccGCTGTTCCAGCCTGCATGGTTTTTGAGATTGCAGCTTCAAATGCTACTTCAGGAGTCCTAGGCAGGTAAAATAATCTAGACCATCACCATGGTTCCCAAGCTGAGTAGCAATGACATCACAAGAGGGCTTTGGTCTCCTAGCAACCAACAAAAATCTGGCCCAAAATGTTTCCTTCCCAGTCTGAGAAATGTAACCAGTGAAAATAAAATCTAGACTGCTCACCTACACAGTGTAAGATGCAAAAATCTCATCTCTGCAAcagcatataaataaataagaaaataatatcctCAATCcctgaaataaatgtaattttctccctcacacacacactcttactaGACTGATGAGAGGAGATTAAGGCCTGGtaattgcaaaatgaaaaagaaaaagaacaatgaacGATTTTAAAACCTCTATCACTTTGGCACGTTGGATTGAAAACTGATGCAGTGCAAAACCCATGTGGTAAAAAGTCATGGCCACCggttgtcaggggctgggaaATTAAAAGAACTCTTCAGTAGGTACGGTGTTTCCTGTTATGTGATAGAAATATTTAGGAACTAGAGATAGATGATGATTGTACAACATCATAAACAGATTAACttccattgaattgtatactgaaatgtaattttatattatgtgaaaCTTACCttgaaaaattaaggaaaaaaattgaataaaactaACTGATTATGTTTCAGAATAAGAAGTTATTTATATGCATATctcttcaaaacattttttcagtcatatcagaaaaataaataatgactttATTTGGAATGTCTGTAACTATCTGACAAAAGGTAATGATGAAAGAGATTTTAAACACACGTGATTTCCTTGTAAAGAGAACCCAAAGAGTGAGAGatgtaaaaagataaaaaataaaaataaaaatggtaacaacaagcaaatatttaaagaaaagtaaacatGTATGTGTGTCTAAGCAGGAAATTACACGTATTTGGCTCCACGGGCCAAATCTCTATTTTAGAAAAAGATTTCGTAAGGAGCAATCTTTCTGTCCTGCAAATAATGGTATCATCATCAAACAGGACTTGAATTTATGAAGTAATTTTAGTATCGAGCAAAATAACCACGCCTCATTTACAGtaaacttttttgtgtgttcatGGTTGAAAGCTGACGTATTAAAATCCTAACTCCTTGGCATTGATACTGTGTCCAGGAGGCAGTATGGCAATCCAGACAATTTGCAATTATAAAGTTGTCTCTCTTGATTAAGTGTTTGCTTGGTTGAtgtgaaatattattttcctgGCTGTAGAGAGCTTTTGATTGGCTTGAGGTTTCTCTGAATGGTTTGACCCTGCCTGCTCTGCAGTTTTGGTGTCAGTTTTATTTGTGAAGCGCTAtttgtaccctacaacttaaagtataataataataataaataaaataaaataaagaaataaaaataaatcatccaaaaataaaataaaataaaaaaaaataaaaaaaatattttttttctaatctcaGAGTTTGCTTTTATTTACAAGATCTACATTTTTGTCCCATGAAAATGTTGTTTCAAATGCTGACattaaatgttacatttttaatttcGGTTTATAGACATTACTATTTTTTTTGCTTTAGTGGTTATACcataaagttttttgttttctttgtattaattGATACAGTCAATTTCATATAAAACACATGAGGCAAAATTCTCTATTGTGAGTACATCTTGGTTTCAAGTGAAAGAAGCATACAATAATTTGTCTCCAAAGTGACTTTGAagtaaatatctaaataaaaCAGTACGGGAATAATCATGTAAGCATGCATCAAGTTCGACAAGTGTAATGACCCCCACCAGAAGCCTGCTGAAATTGTTTGAAAAACAGCCAGGTTACTGTGGCTAGAGCAGAATGTGGGAAGGGAAACAGTTGTAGACAATGAGTTCATAGAGGTAACAGACAGTCCATGTGACTGGCTAGGCTTTCTGTAGGTCAGTAGATTTTGCCTAACTTTACCCTGGGCCTTGTTCATGACTGGAAGTGGAATTGGTAAGGCTCTTACTAGCATCTAGCCCGGAGAGGCTAGAAATGCTGCTAAATATCTTAAAATCTAGAGTCTCAGTCCTCTCTTTGAGAAATTAACAATGATAAACcatctttccagaaaaaaattaaaaaaaaaaacacacacacactttgattttatattttcttcttcttcttcttcttttttgttattatcatactttaagttctagtatacatgtgcacaacgtgcaggtttgttacatatgtatacttgtgccgtgttggtgtgctgcacccatcaactcgtcagcacccatcaactcgtcatttacatcaggtgtaactcccaatgccacccctcccctctcccccctccccataataggcactggtgtgtgatgtcccccttccagagtccaagtgatctcattgttcaattcccacctatgagtgagaacatgcggtgtttggttttctgttcttgggatagtttgctgagaatgatggtttccagttgcatccacgtccctacaaaggacacggactcatccttttttatggctgcatagtattccatggtgtgtatgtaccacattttctaaatccagtctgtcactgatggacattcgggttgattccaagtctttgctattgtgattttatattttcaatattacTTAAGTCAGTCTTTGGTTTCTGTAAATCAGAagaattttaagaacattttgtGAAGTTCAGTTGATTCAAAGTTATGGTGTGTGTTAATAAAGTGAAGTCAGTTCAGTTAATTTATGATTAGAAAGTAAaccatacatttctttttctcccctattctttctcattactttttaaatatttccataaaacagtaatataacaaaataaaaccctAGGCAGTCTCTACTTTCGGGGTGCcaataaagaaaacacaatgaATGGCTTTTGGAATAGAACTAAGCTTGACTACAGCAGGAAGGCATATAGAaaagacatgcacacatgcaGATTGATGCCCTACATTATGCATACACATTGTGCATAATATTTGTCCTAAGGCAAATATTAGATGTGTCTTATGACATAAAATTTGCTAAGGCATTTTAATAACCAagccaaatgaaaataaagatttcaAGGAATATAGTCGGTGTTAGAGAAGTCTTGATttgttaaagttttcttttttctgttttctgtccttgtcttttctttctgttcttttcttttttctttccttcctcactctctcttttcttttctttttgagtagAATTAATACTCAAGTATCTTCtactgttttaaaattgtatttgataGAAGACTTTTATAGTGGGAATCTTTGATCAGAATTACTGATGCTCTGTCATGTTCTAAATTAAccagaaataaatgtatgtggAAATGTTAAGATGAATCCAAAAAGGAGGGAATTCATACAGTGTAAAATCTTtcatatttgatttaaaaattcatttgtgaACTTTAGCAGCTAGCAACTACATGGTAGTTAACATTGGCTTGTAGGCTAGGCCCGTCTCACCAATTTGCACTTTTCTGCCTGATTTATATTTGCTaaaagctgattagattgtgcccaccagattaaggtgAATCTGCCTTCCCCAGGTCACTGCTTGAAAGATTAATTGTTTTGGGGAAAACATCCAACAGACGCACCCACGGTTAATTCCATGTATACTTCAATCAAATGAAGtcgacactcagtattaaccatcacaaatccACCCCTTGACAACTtcaacccatacacatctcctaaGATCATACCTAATCTCAAGTAAATACAATGATAACatcataattacacctaacacAATACAACTATCTTTACTACAATCAGTAATTCACCAATCCGAAAGCCAAACACTATTATGTGAAGTTAACAATACTCAAATGCTGATTTGTCATCAacaaatcttatgtcacatggtaaagaaaaagaaaggatgaagatattattacatgtgtatacacatacaaacTATTTTTTTCACAAAAGTAGGAACTACTTAGGACAATTAAAGTCCTCATTTCTGTACCTGGTCACGTGGTTGTAACTGGTGTTGATGTCTACCTTCTTCTACCAAGCTTTATGTGTTCTCTTTGCTTTCAGCAAGCACTTCAGTAGGGATTCCTtaatctctttccttccttccctccttccttccttctttccttccttccttcctcttttctttccattcctttctttttcatttctttttttttctttccttctcttttctttctattcttatttctcctctttctttcctttgttcctcttttctttctttccttttgatttctcttttcttttcttctttcattactTCCTTTATTcctctctcatttatttttttttcttctcttttctttctattctgttcttttctttttttctttccttcctttgttcctctctcttttactttctttccttttctttccttctcacttctgttctttcattttcttctatcctttcttccttctattcttcctctgttttctttccttgtcttttctttctgttcttttcttttttctttccttcctcactctctcttttcttttcctttctcttctctactttcctttcctttcttttctttcctttcagttattttctttccccactcccttcctccctccctccttccttccttccttccttccttccttccttccttccttccttccttccttccttccttccttcctttctctttctttctttctttctttctttctttctttctttctttctttctttctttctttctttctttctttctttcctttctttctttccttctttccttcttcctttctttctttctttctctatctctctctccctttctctttccttccttctctccctccctccctccctgcctccttccttccttccttccttccttccttccttccttccttccttccttccttctttccttccttcc
It contains:
- the LOC139361194 gene encoding heat shock transcription factor, Y-linked-like isoform X1, producing the protein MEHGSSETQGFSPKDELTVSEASTRSPLCEHTFSGDSDLRSMIEENAFQVLSQGFLLKRPCYTVCVSEPDKDNDFFSLTFPRKLWKIVESDQFKSVSWDENGTCIMINEELFKKEILERKHPYRIFQTDSIRSFVRQLNIYGFSKIRQNFQRSAFLPTFLAEEKESSVLTKLKCYYNPHFKRGCPQLLVRVKRRIDVKNASLTPTLFHEDFNQKHFRAGANMENHNPALAAEVSEESLFATSTNLNMSLTRESSVGKIIASSSDPIISGFLPPSRSTSIGPSEQSATDQRAILNQLSTIHMHSHSTYMQARGRIVNFITTTTSQYHIISPFQNCFLGLTLESPAVPTRYPVVSVNQAPHPNLLPAGNRWLQMSTIADISSSPLSRPATQPSPLDKYHTNYN
- the LOC139361194 gene encoding heat shock transcription factor, Y-linked-like isoform X2; protein product: MEHGSSETQGFSPKDELTVSEASTRSPLCEHTFSGDSDLRSMIEENAFQVLSQGFLLKRPCYTVCVSEPDKDNDFFSLTFPRKLWKIVESDQFKSVSWDENGTCIMINEELFKKEILERKHPYRIFQTDSIRSFVRQLNIYGFSKIRQNFQRSAFLPTFLAEEKESSVLTKVCDKWLPVRNFLLWPWHLLICFSPSLL
- the LOC139361194 gene encoding heat shock transcription factor, Y-linked-like isoform X3 encodes the protein MEHGSSETQGFSPKDELTVSEASTRSPLCEHTFSGDSDLRSMIEENAFQVLSQGFLLKRPCYTVCVSEPDKDNDFFSLTFPRKLWKIVESDQFKSVSWDENGTCIMINEELFKKEILERKHPYRIFQTDSIRSFVRQLNIYGFSKIRQNFQRSAFLPTFLAEEKESSVLTKVFFHHL